A single region of the Actinoplanes sp. SE50/110 genome encodes:
- a CDS encoding carboxyl transferase domain-containing protein: MTVLDTTLDPRDPAYLEGRGTTLQWLAALEVALDEARAGGGEKWVTRHHARGKLLPRERIEMLLDQDSPFLELSPVAAWGSEFPVGASVVTGIGAVEGVECVVVANDPTVDGGAVNPYTAEKIRRAARIASENRLPLVNLVESAGDAAPAGSIARELSRLTADRVPTVCVVFGTTSGDAAYLPALSDYTIVVRGHAKVLTIHPQRSGVEVRATPVVPSGPAGPADQLAEDERDGLRLARQCVRRFNWRKQGPAPRNRQPREPRYSSEALLSLAAAGSNFEPREVLARILDDSDFDEFKPGQGSVLVAGWGELHGYPVGVLASPGIWLSPTESQKAVHFLQLANATATPVIFLRHPGETKGSDDADVRNDAPLVHAIAKSTVPHLVLTVGPEPGGTPARADQPRFQFSWPRPPADRAAADDGVIDPRDTRTVLGLCLSAVHSAAVAGAEHVGVFRP, translated from the coding sequence GTGACCGTGCTCGACACCACGCTGGATCCGCGCGACCCCGCATACCTGGAGGGTCGCGGCACCACCCTGCAATGGCTCGCCGCGCTGGAGGTCGCCCTCGACGAGGCGCGCGCCGGCGGCGGCGAGAAATGGGTGACCCGGCACCACGCCCGGGGGAAACTGTTGCCCCGGGAACGCATCGAGATGCTGCTCGATCAGGACAGTCCGTTCCTGGAGCTGTCCCCGGTGGCGGCCTGGGGCTCGGAGTTCCCGGTCGGGGCGAGCGTGGTCACCGGGATCGGCGCGGTCGAGGGCGTCGAATGCGTGGTGGTCGCGAACGATCCGACGGTGGACGGCGGGGCGGTCAACCCGTACACCGCGGAAAAGATCCGCCGGGCCGCGCGGATCGCCTCGGAGAATCGGTTGCCGCTGGTCAACCTGGTCGAGTCGGCCGGTGACGCGGCCCCGGCCGGGAGCATCGCCCGGGAGTTGAGCCGGCTGACCGCCGACCGGGTGCCGACCGTCTGCGTGGTGTTCGGCACCACCAGCGGCGACGCGGCGTACCTGCCGGCGCTCTCGGACTACACGATCGTGGTGCGCGGGCACGCCAAGGTGCTCACCATCCATCCGCAGCGGTCCGGTGTCGAGGTGCGGGCCACCCCGGTGGTGCCGTCCGGGCCGGCCGGCCCCGCCGACCAGCTCGCCGAGGACGAACGGGACGGGCTGCGCCTGGCCCGGCAGTGCGTGCGCCGGTTCAACTGGCGCAAGCAGGGCCCGGCGCCGCGCAACCGTCAGCCGCGCGAGCCACGGTACAGCTCGGAGGCCCTGCTCAGCCTGGCCGCGGCCGGCTCGAACTTCGAGCCGCGCGAGGTGCTCGCCCGGATCCTGGACGACTCCGACTTCGACGAGTTCAAACCCGGCCAGGGCAGCGTGCTGGTGGCCGGCTGGGGCGAGCTGCACGGTTACCCGGTCGGCGTGCTGGCCAGCCCGGGCATCTGGCTGTCTCCCACCGAATCCCAGAAGGCGGTGCATTTCCTGCAGCTGGCCAACGCCACCGCCACTCCGGTGATCTTTCTGCGGCATCCCGGTGAGACGAAGGGCAGCGACGACGCCGACGTCCGCAACGATGCCCCCCTGGTGCATGCCATCGCCAAATCCACGGTGCCGCACCTGGTCCTCACCGTCGGTCCGGAGCCCGGTGGCACCCCGGCCCGCGCCGACCAGCCCCGGTTCCAGTTCAGCTGGCCGCGTCCCCCGGCGGATCGCGCCGCGGCCGACGACGGCGTCATCGACCCCCGCGACACCCGCACGGTCCTCGGCCTCTGCCTGTCCGCAGTGCACAGCGCCGCCGTGGCGGGTGCCGAACACGTCGGCGTGTTCCGACCTTGA
- a CDS encoding biotin carboxylase N-terminal domain-containing protein, whose translation MIRRLLVADRGEIARRVFATCRLVGIETVAVYSDVDSDAPHVNEADYAVHLEGSTPAATYLEQHALIAAAKRAGANAVHPGNGMLAEDPEFAAAVSDAGMIWVGPPAATLRTLHRKTETKKLVAEAKVPVLPSFTDPETVPGFPVLIKPDTGLGGAGMRVVRDAATLAEAVASTRREVDGDVFCEPYVPNVRHIEVPILADAMGAVVPFGERECSVQRRYQKIVEETPSPAVDAALREDLCRAAIVAVRALGFVGAGAVEFLLDADGDFWFLELTPTLQTEHAVTECTSGYDLVRLQLLVAEGGSLPMPGPPPIRGHAIEVRICAEDPAYAWLPSSGTLHRFAVPDVAGAFRPLPQPGLRLDSGVADGSVTGQHHEPMLAKLVAWAPSRQEAARMLASALARAQLHGVVTNRDLLVRTLRHHSFRAGEIDTGFLDRHPEVFAPLLSSVDAVRLSCLASALAGAADRRASAPVLGTLPSGWRNVPSGSQTAVYDGPTGPVEVGYRMNRHGELAGWWVRPVDPEELDLAGIGQAPVDEHPPIVVVSASRDRVVLNVQGIRLAVLVHRVGDVSYVDSPEGSVTLREISRFPLPAPEAGESSLIAPLPGAVRRVLVVPGQRVRAGELLLTLEAMKLEHPVHAPSAGVVASLPVHPGAEVATGELLAVLDPE comes from the coding sequence GTGATCCGACGTCTCTTGGTGGCCGACCGTGGCGAGATCGCTCGCCGGGTGTTCGCCACCTGTCGCCTGGTCGGCATCGAGACGGTCGCCGTCTACTCGGACGTCGACAGCGACGCTCCGCACGTCAACGAGGCCGACTACGCCGTCCACCTGGAAGGCAGCACCCCGGCCGCGACGTACCTGGAACAGCACGCCCTGATCGCGGCGGCCAAGCGGGCCGGGGCGAACGCGGTGCACCCGGGCAACGGGATGCTGGCCGAGGACCCGGAGTTCGCCGCCGCGGTGAGCGACGCCGGAATGATCTGGGTCGGTCCGCCGGCCGCGACGCTGCGCACCCTGCACCGCAAGACCGAGACCAAGAAGCTGGTGGCCGAGGCGAAGGTGCCGGTGCTGCCCAGCTTCACCGACCCGGAGACGGTGCCCGGCTTCCCGGTCCTGATCAAGCCCGACACCGGCCTCGGGGGCGCCGGCATGCGGGTGGTGCGGGACGCCGCGACGCTGGCCGAGGCGGTCGCGTCGACCCGCCGCGAGGTGGACGGCGACGTGTTCTGTGAGCCGTACGTGCCCAACGTCCGGCACATCGAGGTGCCGATCCTGGCCGACGCGATGGGCGCGGTGGTGCCGTTCGGCGAGCGCGAGTGCTCCGTGCAGCGGCGCTACCAGAAGATCGTCGAGGAGACCCCGTCACCGGCGGTCGACGCCGCGCTGCGCGAGGACCTGTGCCGGGCCGCCATCGTCGCGGTCCGGGCGCTCGGCTTCGTCGGCGCCGGCGCGGTCGAGTTCCTGCTCGACGCGGACGGCGACTTCTGGTTCCTGGAACTCACCCCGACCCTGCAGACCGAGCACGCGGTCACCGAGTGCACCTCCGGGTACGACCTGGTCCGGCTGCAGCTGCTGGTCGCCGAGGGCGGCAGCCTGCCGATGCCCGGCCCGCCGCCGATCCGCGGGCACGCCATCGAGGTGCGGATCTGCGCGGAGGATCCGGCGTACGCCTGGCTGCCCAGCTCCGGCACCCTGCACCGGTTCGCGGTGCCGGACGTGGCCGGCGCGTTCCGCCCGCTGCCGCAGCCCGGCCTGCGCCTCGACTCGGGGGTAGCGGACGGCTCGGTGACCGGTCAGCACCACGAACCGATGCTCGCCAAGCTGGTCGCCTGGGCGCCGTCCCGGCAGGAGGCGGCCCGGATGCTGGCCTCCGCGCTGGCCCGCGCCCAGCTGCACGGCGTGGTGACCAACCGCGACCTGCTGGTCCGCACGCTGCGGCATCACTCGTTCCGGGCGGGTGAGATCGACACCGGCTTCCTCGACCGGCACCCCGAGGTGTTCGCCCCGCTGCTCTCCTCGGTCGACGCGGTCCGGCTCTCCTGCCTGGCGTCCGCGCTGGCCGGGGCGGCCGATCGGCGGGCCAGCGCGCCGGTGCTGGGCACTCTCCCGTCCGGCTGGCGCAACGTCCCGTCCGGCTCGCAGACCGCGGTCTACGACGGCCCGACCGGCCCGGTCGAGGTCGGCTACCGGATGAACCGGCACGGCGAACTCGCCGGCTGGTGGGTCCGGCCGGTCGACCCGGAGGAGCTGGACCTGGCCGGAATCGGACAGGCGCCGGTCGACGAGCACCCGCCGATCGTGGTGGTGTCGGCCAGCCGTGACCGGGTGGTGCTCAACGTCCAGGGCATCCGCCTCGCGGTCCTCGTGCACCGGGTCGGCGACGTCTCCTACGTCGACAGCCCTGAGGGGTCGGTGACGCTGCGCGAGATCTCCCGCTTCCCGCTGCCCGCGCCGGAGGCCGGCGAGAGCTCGCTGATCGCCCCGCTGCCCGGGGCGGTCCGTCGCGTACTGGTCGTTCCCGGCCAACGGGTCCGGGCCGGGGAGCTGCTGCTGACGCTGGAGGCGATGAAGCTGGAGCACCCCGTCCATGCGCCATCGGCCGGCGTCGTGGCGTCGCTTCCGGTGCATCCGGGGGCCGAGGTGGCCACCGGCGAGCTGCTCGCGGTTCTCGACCCAGAGTAG
- a CDS encoding serine/threonine-protein kinase gives MTETPPGALPVPYVPGMSGLSVMARGGYATVYRATQDSVGREVAIKMENRTLDNARDQARFLREARAAGRMSSHPHVVDLFDVGVTVDQHPYLIMELCDGSYLDRMRVRPLTAGEARDVGVKIADALVHTHANGVLHRDVKPANILYSQFNAAVLADFGLAVLGEMRDSSVTLEVLTPAYAPPEMFRHEQPSGAADVYSLCATLYAVMYGRPARWPSDRSPSLISLMNLFDEPIPELPGVPRALTALLRRGMHNDPRGRPSAQELLQELSNLQLEPGAPQQNVYRSTSTYVPPPRPRPIPPTTPTLDETPTVATDRKGFFAKWFSR, from the coding sequence GTGACGGAGACACCGCCTGGCGCCCTGCCCGTGCCATATGTCCCGGGTATGTCCGGCTTGTCGGTCATGGCCCGTGGGGGATACGCGACCGTTTACCGGGCCACCCAGGACTCCGTCGGGCGCGAAGTCGCCATCAAGATGGAGAACAGGACCCTCGACAACGCTCGTGACCAGGCCCGATTCCTGCGGGAGGCGCGCGCGGCCGGCCGCATGTCGTCGCACCCGCACGTGGTGGACCTGTTCGACGTCGGTGTCACCGTCGACCAGCACCCGTACCTGATCATGGAGCTCTGCGACGGGTCGTACCTGGACCGGATGCGGGTCCGCCCGCTCACCGCCGGCGAGGCCCGCGACGTCGGCGTGAAGATCGCCGACGCGCTGGTGCACACCCACGCCAACGGCGTGCTGCACCGCGACGTGAAACCGGCCAACATCCTGTATTCGCAGTTCAACGCGGCGGTGCTGGCCGATTTCGGGCTCGCCGTGCTCGGCGAGATGCGCGACTCCTCGGTCACCCTCGAAGTGCTCACCCCGGCGTACGCGCCGCCCGAGATGTTCCGCCATGAGCAGCCGTCCGGGGCCGCCGACGTCTACTCGCTGTGCGCCACGCTCTACGCCGTCATGTATGGCCGTCCGGCCCGCTGGCCCAGCGATCGCAGTCCGAGCCTGATCAGCCTGATGAACCTGTTCGACGAGCCGATCCCGGAGCTGCCCGGCGTGCCGCGGGCCCTGACCGCGCTGCTGCGCCGCGGCATGCACAACGACCCGCGGGGACGTCCGTCGGCGCAGGAGCTGCTCCAGGAGCTGAGCAACCTGCAGCTCGAGCCGGGGGCGCCGCAGCAGAACGTCTACCGGTCGACATCCACCTATGTGCCGCCGCCGCGACCACGGCCGATTCCGCCGACGACGCCGACGCTCGACGAAACCCCGACGGTCGCGACCGACCGGAAGGGATTCTTCGCCAAGTGGTTCAGCCGGTGA
- a CDS encoding adenylate/guanylate cyclase domain-containing protein has product MTCPVCGTVAVPGARFCHHCGAALPAAAAMPAAERRIVTVLFGDLSDFTSWSEDLDPERVGAVTDRVLAALAGAVKTFGGHVDKLTGDGIMAVFGAPVAHEDDAERAVRAALSMQRAVRRVLDDERGGGAPLGLRVGLNTGEVVAGMQAGIEYTVIGDTVNTAARLADAAAVGTVYAGERTSNGTRHVASWRQLRPLRLKGKREPVPTYELLGLHDAPGTRSGLGDEAPFVGREAELGRVSGRLAEAIDAGAPRVLVMTAEAGIGKSRFAGEVKRLAAGFEAGGVRVLRVRCRAFGERRRYAPLADLVRKAAGLPKDVVATVGRTVVEERLRKVAQRLGVTLDIDRLLVLLGYGEAPVNPGGPAAPADWPPSAKRIDAEAISVAVADLLNAMATSSPLMVIVDDLHDATATTVDALGSTLSQLEGPVVVLLLGRPELVRTGALSRVADAEVHNLPPLRGADASRLLTSYLNGGKLPQPDTDRLLATAQGNPFYLAEMVTLLMERGALTPAVGANAAGKWQLAAGSLGSQLLSRDLAAVLAARIDALPAEPRSVLRDASVAGTTVPTGVLEALQERRAPGEDLEPAIDELLQRRMIHRSRGGFQFTTPLMREAAYAGIGKADLAERHAHLATWAAPETVGRHADGATRLPLTDNERDAFVAAHAEAAIELADAVRLRPDATAREVAALGRAALGRMARRALANIEPAAAIEYAERATALTGTDLPLPDQLVLARAMLRLGRAEEALAYGEKITKSAAEDPVCRAEAMIVVGRAHEALGDGGRAVAAWQEALEVATEAQLLPERANAMRRLGMADFLNGRLSQASSRFAAAYQVTLAAGDRHGQAWALQNLAWVTTTRGDFAGTDAVLGRAARLFAELGDPVGRSWLRGTTAFARLLAGRLQEARRLARIFLPFGDRVGEGWAVGTLRVVEAYAAAELGDLGAADSQARRAYREFQEVSDDWGCGLAMVVRGAIARGLGEFDHAADLLGDALWFADRTGHPLLLGMAGTLHGFVALQQGDLATAEADARRVMTAVEPHNSLAPAQVGPRVLLAEARTRAGDPQTAIGLLAPIASDTSSPSLLFSRRHALASYASALLADGRVESALTWIERAREVPAEDVRSGVIAAMVRARVLAAADRCGEARTAAEDAVRLSRSTEQTSERAAAAELRDTLAITEVEATPAETVAYASDVPG; this is encoded by the coding sequence GTGACCTGCCCTGTGTGTGGCACCGTCGCCGTTCCCGGTGCGCGCTTCTGTCACCACTGCGGCGCGGCACTGCCGGCTGCCGCCGCGATGCCGGCCGCCGAGCGCCGGATCGTCACCGTGCTCTTCGGCGACCTCTCCGACTTCACCTCCTGGTCGGAGGACCTGGACCCGGAGCGGGTCGGCGCGGTCACCGACCGGGTGCTGGCGGCGCTGGCCGGGGCGGTCAAGACGTTCGGCGGGCACGTGGACAAGCTGACCGGCGACGGAATCATGGCGGTCTTCGGCGCCCCGGTCGCCCACGAGGACGACGCCGAACGGGCGGTCCGGGCCGCGCTGAGCATGCAGCGCGCGGTCCGCCGGGTGCTCGACGACGAGCGTGGCGGTGGCGCGCCGCTCGGCCTGCGGGTCGGGCTGAACACCGGCGAGGTGGTCGCCGGCATGCAGGCCGGCATCGAATACACGGTCATCGGCGACACGGTGAACACCGCCGCCCGGCTGGCCGACGCCGCCGCGGTCGGCACCGTCTACGCCGGCGAGCGGACCAGCAACGGCACCCGGCACGTCGCCTCCTGGCGGCAGCTGCGGCCGCTGCGGCTCAAGGGCAAACGCGAACCGGTTCCGACGTACGAGCTGCTCGGCCTGCACGACGCCCCGGGCACCCGGTCCGGCCTGGGCGACGAGGCGCCGTTCGTGGGCCGCGAGGCGGAGCTGGGCCGGGTCTCCGGCCGGCTGGCCGAGGCGATCGACGCCGGCGCCCCACGGGTGCTGGTGATGACCGCCGAGGCCGGGATCGGCAAGTCCCGCTTCGCCGGCGAGGTGAAACGGCTGGCCGCCGGCTTCGAGGCGGGCGGCGTCCGGGTCCTGCGGGTGCGCTGCCGGGCGTTCGGCGAGCGCCGCCGCTACGCACCCCTGGCCGACCTGGTCCGCAAGGCCGCCGGCCTGCCCAAGGACGTGGTCGCCACGGTCGGCCGCACGGTCGTCGAGGAGCGCCTGCGCAAGGTCGCCCAGCGGCTCGGCGTCACCCTGGACATCGACCGGCTGCTGGTTCTGCTGGGCTACGGCGAGGCCCCGGTCAACCCGGGCGGCCCGGCCGCGCCCGCCGACTGGCCGCCGAGCGCCAAGCGGATCGACGCCGAGGCCATCTCGGTCGCGGTCGCCGACCTGCTCAACGCGATGGCCACCAGCTCGCCGCTGATGGTGATCGTGGACGACCTGCACGACGCCACCGCCACCACGGTGGACGCGTTGGGCAGCACGCTGTCGCAGCTGGAGGGCCCGGTCGTGGTGCTGCTGCTGGGCCGGCCCGAGCTGGTCCGCACCGGCGCGCTGAGCCGGGTCGCCGACGCCGAGGTGCACAACCTGCCGCCGCTGCGCGGTGCGGACGCGTCCCGGCTGCTCACCTCCTATCTCAACGGCGGCAAGCTGCCCCAGCCGGACACCGACCGGTTGCTGGCCACCGCCCAGGGCAACCCGTTCTATCTGGCCGAGATGGTCACCCTGCTGATGGAGCGCGGCGCACTGACCCCCGCGGTGGGCGCCAACGCGGCCGGCAAGTGGCAGCTCGCCGCCGGTTCGCTCGGCAGCCAGCTGCTCTCCCGCGACCTGGCGGCGGTGCTCGCGGCGCGCATCGACGCGCTGCCGGCCGAGCCGCGGTCGGTGCTGCGTGACGCGTCGGTGGCCGGCACCACCGTGCCGACCGGGGTGCTGGAGGCGCTGCAGGAACGCCGCGCCCCCGGGGAGGACCTCGAGCCGGCCATCGACGAGCTGCTGCAACGCCGCATGATCCACCGCAGCCGGGGCGGCTTCCAGTTCACCACCCCGCTGATGCGCGAGGCGGCCTACGCCGGGATCGGCAAGGCCGACCTGGCCGAGCGGCACGCCCATCTGGCGACCTGGGCCGCGCCGGAGACGGTCGGCCGGCACGCCGACGGGGCCACCCGGCTGCCCCTGACCGACAACGAGCGGGACGCCTTCGTGGCCGCCCATGCCGAGGCCGCGATCGAGCTGGCCGACGCGGTACGCCTGCGACCGGACGCGACCGCCCGGGAGGTGGCCGCCCTGGGCCGGGCCGCGCTCGGCCGGATGGCCCGGCGTGCGCTGGCCAACATCGAGCCGGCCGCCGCCATCGAGTACGCCGAGCGTGCCACCGCACTGACCGGCACCGACCTGCCGCTGCCCGACCAACTCGTCCTGGCCCGGGCGATGCTGCGGCTGGGCCGGGCCGAGGAGGCGCTGGCGTATGGGGAGAAGATCACCAAGAGCGCCGCCGAGGACCCGGTCTGCCGGGCCGAGGCGATGATCGTGGTCGGCCGCGCGCACGAGGCGCTGGGCGACGGCGGCCGCGCCGTGGCCGCCTGGCAGGAGGCGCTGGAGGTGGCCACCGAGGCGCAGCTGCTGCCGGAGCGGGCCAACGCGATGCGCCGGCTCGGCATGGCCGACTTCCTCAACGGGCGGCTGAGCCAGGCGAGCAGCCGGTTCGCCGCCGCCTACCAGGTCACCCTGGCCGCCGGCGACCGGCACGGCCAAGCCTGGGCGCTGCAGAATCTCGCCTGGGTGACCACCACCCGGGGCGACTTCGCCGGCACCGACGCGGTGCTGGGCCGGGCCGCGCGGCTCTTCGCCGAGCTCGGTGACCCGGTGGGCCGGTCCTGGCTGCGCGGCACCACGGCGTTCGCCCGGCTGCTGGCCGGCCGGCTGCAGGAGGCCCGTCGGCTGGCCCGGATCTTCCTGCCCTTCGGCGACCGGGTCGGCGAGGGCTGGGCGGTCGGCACGCTGCGGGTCGTCGAGGCCTATGCGGCGGCCGAGCTGGGCGACCTGGGCGCGGCCGACAGCCAGGCCCGCCGGGCGTACCGGGAGTTCCAGGAGGTCTCCGACGACTGGGGTTGCGGGCTGGCGATGGTGGTGCGCGGGGCGATCGCCCGCGGGCTCGGCGAGTTCGACCACGCCGCCGACCTGCTCGGCGACGCGCTCTGGTTCGCCGACCGGACCGGGCACCCGCTGCTGCTCGGGATGGCCGGCACGTTGCACGGGTTCGTCGCGCTGCAGCAGGGCGACCTGGCCACCGCGGAGGCCGACGCCCGCCGGGTGATGACCGCGGTGGAGCCGCACAACTCGCTGGCGCCGGCCCAGGTCGGCCCGCGGGTGTTGCTCGCCGAGGCGCGGACCCGGGCGGGTGACCCGCAGACCGCGATCGGCCTGCTCGCACCGATCGCCAGCGACACGTCGTCCCCGTCGCTGCTGTTCTCCCGGCGGCACGCGCTCGCCTCGTACGCGTCGGCCCTGCTCGCCGACGGCCGGGTCGAGTCGGCGCTGACCTGGATCGAACGCGCCCGTGAGGTGCCCGCCGAGGACGTGCGCAGCGGGGTGATCGCGGCGATGGTCCGGGCCCGGGTGCTGGCCGCCGCCGACCGCTGCGGGGAGGCCCGCACGGCGGCCGAGGACGCGGTCCGGCTGTCCCGTTCCACCGAGCAGACCAGTGAGCGCGCGGCGGCCGCGGAGCTGCGGGACACTCTCGCGATCACCGAGGTGGAGGCGACTCCGGCGGAAACTGTCGCGTACGCGTCTGACGTGCCCGGATGA
- a CDS encoding MBL fold metallo-hydrolase, which produces MGGAEPASAEVDRLPGWVSLLRAPNPGPMTLDGTNTWILRAPGADLATVIDPGPLDEGHLRRIAERGPYRSILITHGHHDHVEGAARLAGMLGGVPVRAADPEHGAGFDPRGSLDGNGLEIQVLQTPGHTGDSVCFLVGYGGERVMFTGDTILGRGTTVVAAPDGDLGSYLASLELLTAYESVPMLPGHGPARSDTAALARDYLQHRRERLAQVRAAMAAGARTPEAVVDLVYPDIDPRVRFAAEWSAAAQIDHLIRESAAGADGLDRL; this is translated from the coding sequence ATGGGGGGTGCTGAGCCCGCGTCGGCTGAGGTCGACCGGCTGCCGGGTTGGGTGTCGCTGTTGCGCGCCCCCAACCCGGGCCCGATGACCTTGGACGGCACGAACACCTGGATTCTGCGGGCACCCGGCGCCGACCTGGCGACGGTGATCGACCCCGGTCCGCTCGACGAGGGGCATCTACGCCGGATCGCCGAGCGGGGTCCGTATCGATCGATCTTGATCACGCACGGTCATCATGATCACGTGGAGGGCGCCGCCCGGCTCGCCGGGATGCTGGGCGGTGTTCCGGTCCGGGCGGCCGACCCGGAGCACGGTGCGGGTTTCGACCCACGCGGGAGCCTCGACGGGAACGGACTCGAAATACAGGTCCTGCAGACTCCCGGGCACACCGGCGATTCGGTGTGTTTCCTCGTCGGGTACGGGGGTGAGCGGGTGATGTTCACCGGCGACACGATCCTGGGCCGCGGCACCACGGTGGTGGCCGCGCCGGACGGCGACCTGGGCTCCTATCTCGCGAGTCTGGAGCTGCTCACGGCGTACGAAAGCGTCCCGATGTTGCCCGGCCATGGGCCGGCCCGCAGCGACACAGCGGCCCTGGCCCGCGACTATCTGCAGCACCGCAGGGAGCGGCTCGCGCAGGTCAGAGCGGCGATGGCCGCCGGCGCGCGGACCCCGGAAGCGGTGGTCGACCTGGTCTATCCGGACATCGACCCGCGGGTGCGGTTCGCCGCCGAGTGGTCCGCGGCCGCGCAGATCGATCATCTGATCCGGGAATCAGCGGCGGGGGCCGACGGTTTGGACCGGCTGTGA
- a CDS encoding RidA family protein, producing MTTPIAGDGGVDAYAKLAELGLTLPTVVPPLASYVPAVQSGNHVYVSGQLPMVDGKLPRTGKVGDEVTVEQAAELAQICALNALAAIEALVGLGRLVKIVKVTGFVASAPGFTGQPAVINGASNLFGEVLGEQGRHARSAVGVTELPLGAPVEVEVIAEVA from the coding sequence GTGACCACGCCGATCGCCGGCGACGGTGGCGTGGACGCCTACGCGAAACTGGCCGAGCTGGGCCTGACCCTGCCGACCGTGGTCCCGCCACTGGCGTCCTACGTGCCGGCGGTCCAGTCCGGCAATCATGTGTACGTGTCGGGCCAGCTCCCGATGGTCGACGGCAAACTGCCGCGGACCGGCAAGGTCGGCGACGAGGTGACCGTCGAGCAGGCGGCCGAGCTCGCCCAGATCTGCGCCCTGAACGCGCTGGCCGCGATCGAGGCGCTGGTCGGCCTGGGCCGGCTCGTGAAGATCGTGAAGGTGACCGGCTTCGTCGCTTCGGCGCCGGGCTTCACCGGTCAGCCGGCCGTGATCAACGGCGCCTCCAACCTGTTCGGCGAGGTGCTCGGCGAGCAGGGGCGGCATGCCCGCAGCGCGGTGGGGGTGACCGAGTTGCCGCTGGGCGCGCCGGTGGAAGTCGAGGTCATCGCCGAGGTGGCGTGA
- a CDS encoding DUF4177 domain-containing protein: protein MQKWEYVTVPLLVHATKQILDNWGEDGWELVQVVPGPNPEQLIAYMKRAKS, encoded by the coding sequence ATGCAGAAGTGGGAGTACGTGACCGTGCCCCTGCTGGTACACGCGACCAAGCAGATCCTCGACAACTGGGGCGAGGACGGCTGGGAGCTGGTCCAGGTGGTACCGGGGCCGAACCCGGAGCAGTTGATCGCCTACATGAAGCGGGCGAAATCGTGA
- a CDS encoding ArsA-related P-loop ATPase codes for MGEHHGNWPERLHIVTGKGGTGKTSVAAALALGLAAGGRRTLLVEVEGRQGIAQLFGLQPLPYAERRIATTTGGGEVRALPVDPEEALLEYLDMFYKLGAAGRALRKVGAIDFATTIAPGLRDVLLTGKVKEATTRSQDGRRVYDAVVLDAPPTGRIGRFLNVTAETARLAKMGPIKTQSDGVSSLLRSPMTAVHVVTLLEEMPVQETLDAVDELTGLGIPVGRIILNGARPPLLAAGRVTKAEIKRGLVAAGLPATPATVNQLAAEAQAHLTRRELEESLRHDLTDRRRPMIELPQLPDGVDRAGLDVLAGRLMTDALL; via the coding sequence ATGGGCGAGCATCACGGCAACTGGCCGGAGCGACTGCACATCGTGACCGGCAAGGGCGGCACCGGCAAGACCAGCGTCGCCGCCGCACTGGCCCTGGGCCTGGCCGCCGGCGGCCGCCGCACGCTGCTGGTCGAGGTGGAGGGCCGGCAGGGCATCGCGCAGCTGTTCGGGCTGCAGCCACTGCCCTATGCGGAGCGCCGGATCGCCACCACCACCGGCGGCGGGGAGGTGCGCGCCCTGCCGGTCGACCCGGAGGAGGCCCTCCTGGAATACCTGGACATGTTCTACAAGCTCGGCGCGGCCGGCCGGGCGCTGCGCAAGGTCGGCGCCATCGACTTCGCCACCACGATCGCCCCCGGCCTGCGCGACGTGCTGCTCACCGGCAAGGTCAAGGAGGCCACCACCCGGTCGCAGGACGGCCGCCGGGTGTACGACGCGGTAGTCCTGGACGCCCCGCCCACCGGCCGGATCGGCCGCTTCCTGAACGTGACCGCGGAAACCGCCCGGCTGGCCAAGATGGGCCCGATCAAGACCCAGAGCGACGGGGTGTCCTCGCTGCTGCGTTCGCCGATGACCGCGGTGCACGTGGTCACGCTGCTGGAGGAGATGCCGGTGCAGGAGACCCTGGACGCGGTCGACGAGCTGACCGGCCTGGGCATCCCGGTCGGCCGGATCATCCTGAACGGCGCCCGCCCACCGCTGCTGGCCGCCGGCCGGGTGACCAAGGCGGAGATCAAGCGCGGTCTGGTGGCGGCCGGCCTGCCCGCCACCCCGGCCACCGTCAATCAGCTGGCCGCCGAGGCGCAGGCCCACCTGACCCGGCGGGAGCTGGAGGAGTCCCTGCGCCACGACCTGACCGACCGGCGCCGGCCGATGATCGAGCTGCCCCAGCTGCCCGACGGGGTGGACCGGGCCGGCCTGGATGTCCTGGCCGGCCGGCTGATGACCGACGCCCTACTCTGA